A genomic region of Raphanus sativus cultivar WK10039 chromosome 6, ASM80110v3, whole genome shotgun sequence contains the following coding sequences:
- the LOC108811505 gene encoding protein IQ-DOMAIN 5-like — MGASGRWIKALVSFNKSMSSNKDDQVKVASKSRFRRKHSVDLDAEKQLHEDGFEDSYAHSVIDDTGVSTSTSLQSYEEQRKSHYAATRIQTAFRGFLARRALRALKGLGRLQALVRGHAVRKQAAATLRCMQALVRVQARVRARRVRLALESETRQKLEQQLADEARVREIEEGWCDSIGSVEQIQAKLIKRQEAAAKRERAMAYALTHQWQAWTRQLSAAYNGFQPDKNNWGWNWLERWMVVRPWENRFLDSYLMEDAQLVGSQSVKANRAGKLTPTSQKVAVEDNSAQNQRRRNSEPIKQRLA; from the exons GTGAAGGTTGCAAGCAAAAGCCGGTTTAGGAGAAAACATTCAGTTGATTTAGACGCTGAGAAGCAGCTTCATGAAGATGGATTTGAAGATTCATATGCGCATAGTGTGATAGATGATACTGGAGTCTCTACTTCAACTTCACTACAATCCTATGAAGAGCAAAGGAAGTCACATTATGCTGCAACACGCATTCAAACAGCTTTTCGAGGCTTTCTGG CTAGAAGGGCTTTACGAGCGTTGAAGGGATTGGGTAGACTTCAAGCCCTTGTTAGAGGACATGCGGTGAGGAAACAAGCAGCTGCGACGCTTCGGTGCATGCAAGCGTTAGTGAGAGTCCAGGCTCGTGTACGGGCAAGACGTGTTCGCCTCGCCTTGGAGAGTGAAACGCGTCAGAAACTAGAGCAACAGCTAGCAGATGAAGCCCGAGTTCGAGAAATTGAG GAAGGTTGGTGCGATAGCATTGGTTCTGTTGAACAAATCCAAGCAAAGCTGATAAAGAGGCAGGAAGCTGCAGCCAAGCGTGAGAGGGCTATGGCTTATGCTTTGACTCACCAG TGGCAAGCATGGACTAGGCAGTTATCTGCGGCGTACAATGGCTTTCAACCTGACAAAAACAACTGGGGATGGAACTGGTTGGAAAGATGGATGGTTGTTCGTCCATGGGAGAACCGGTTTCTTGACAGTTACCTCATGGAGGATGCGCAATTAGTAGGATCTCAGTCAGTTAAAGCCAACCGAGCAGGAAAACTCACGCCAACGTCTCAAAAAGTAGCAGTTGAAGACAACTCTGCCCAAAACCAGAGAAGACGCAACTCCGAACCAATAA